CTGATTTTCAAGATGAGATCGGGCCAGTTTGGGAATTTTAATTTCCTTTGCACAACACTAAAATTGATGAAAGCTTCTTTTTTTTGACACCCTCCTTTTGGATTGTTCTCGGTATCCCAAAGACTTCTTAGGCCCAAGGACTAATCCACTGGCCCCAACAGGGCATTATAGCCCCTCCCCTGGCCACGTTTATAATTTAGCAAATAACATTGAGCAACACTAGCGTTCAAACCTATAATATGAGGGTTCCATATGATGAAGTTCTCGTGATGGGATCTAGATTCTCTGTTTGGATTTAAGTTGCTTAGATTTTCTTGGATGTCTTATAATCATGAGATGAAGTAAAGATAACATAAGGATGATATGGTGGTCTTAGATTGTACTCAATTAATAGTTAGAAGTCATCCAAGTAAATCCAAACAACATAAATTCAAATAGAGGAACTAAATTTTTCGTGACGGGACCAATACATCTGGACTACATACCGTGGTTTATGAAAGTTTTTTAAATTGCCACGTGTCATGAGTGGCCTGTGCTAACAAGACTTGGTTATCCAAGTACCCCCCAAAAACTGAAACTGAAAGCACCGACGAAAGACATTCCCACTATCCACTCTCCAGTATCCACTCCCACAGCCTCGGAAAATGTCAGCGGAGACCCCAATCCGGTTCGGAATCCTAGGCTGCGCCGACATAGCCCGAAAGGTCTCACGCGCCATCACTCTCGCCCCAAACGCCACTCTTTTCGCCGTCGCAAGTCGTTCCGTCGACAAGGCCACTCGATTCGCCAAGGCCAACAACTTCCCTCCGAACGCCAGAATCTACGGCTCCTACGACGCCGTTTTGGACGACCCTGACGTCGACGCCGTCTACCTCCCCCTCCCTACCAGCCTACACATCCAGTGGGCCGTCCTCGCCGCCCAGAAGAAGAAGCACATCTTGCTCGAGAAGCCCGTCGCGCTCAACGTGGCCGAGTTTGACAAGATTGTTGCGGCATGTGAATCCAGTGGGGTGCAGCTCATGGATGGTACCATGTGGATGCATCATCCCAGGACTGCCAAGATGTGGGAGTTTCTCTCTGATGCGAACCGGTTTGGTCAGCTCACCTCGGTATGTTTTATCTTCTATCTCTTATATTCAGTGTATTAATTTAAAAAATTTATCTGGCGAGTATTGTGTATTGAGTGAATTCTGGTGTGCATAAGAGTGTGGGGTTAGTTTCTGTTGACAATTCGATTGGTTTGAACATCATGACAATGTGGTGTTTATGGGGAAAGTACAGCTTGAATGTTTGTTGCTTAACTGTAATTTACAACAAACTAAGACTGACACTCGTGTGTGTGATCGGGACAAGTTTACATTTACATGTCTGATGATTGCCAATTGCCTAAGGAGCTGGGCATATGGTATGCTAGGAAAAGAAGCAAAAGACTGGAATAGTGATGTAGGATGAGGTTTAAGGAGGGGTTTAGTATTTGAACATGAACTTTAAATGGAAAATCATGGTTGTTTGTATGAGTGCGAGAAAAATCCGAGTGTACTATGGTTTTCTTTTTATTGTGGTTAAGGATGTGGGCTCCTAGTTGTGCTAGAGAAGGGCGAAGGGTTCTGATATGAATGGTATAAACGAACTGGTATGGCTTGGAAGTTAGTTGTAACTCATGTCTTTTTGTTTATTAGGATTACAATAGTAATATAACTGTGAGTGGTGATATGTTTTATATTCTATTTCAATTTCAATTTTTACTTTTTATTTTGTGGGACATCATGTGTTTTCTGAATCTGCATTAAAAGAAAAAGGATAGAACAATCATTAACGAACATTCTCATCTAGCCATATGCTTCTTATTCATATTTTCTAAATGTAGTAGAACATCTTAAATGAACCCCAAGAGTGTTGAATATTGTTTTTGTGGTTTGAGGCTGGGACGACAATGCTGGACGATAAGTTCTTGGTTGAAACAAGTTAAAAGATTTACTGTTTTTATGCTGCCAAATGGTTTGAAATGAATTTTTTTTCTTTCTTAAAACTTAATTGATATTAGTGTCTGCTCTTATGTGGCTAAAGATCTTGACAATTCATGTAATGTGTAATGTAACAACTGAAAATCATCTGGACCCTTTGGTGACTTAGTAATTGTCACGAATATATTTTTTCACAGAAGGGGTTCAGTTTGCAGTGACAGAGATTAGAAGAGTTATAATCTGTGTCAGCTAATGTATATCAATCTCTGTTTCTTCTATTTTCTTTTAAGACAATATCTTTGGTGGCCACAGATAAACACCTGCTTTACATTTGCTGCTGATGCTGATTTCCTGAAGAATGATATTCGTGTTAAACCAGACCTTGATGCTCATGGTGCTCTTGGGGATGCAGGGTGGTACTGCATCAGGGCAATCCTTTGGGCTAATAACTATGAACTGCCAAAGACAGTTGTCGCCTTGCGCGGCCCTATACTTAATGAAGCTGGGGTGATTTTATCTTGTGGAGCTTCTCTACACTGGGAAGATGGGAAAGTGGGAACCTTCCACTGCTCTTTCTTGTCAAGTTTGACAATGGATATAGCTGCTATCGGTACAAAGGGAACGTTACATGTCAGTGGTTTTGTTATCCCTCATCAAGAGAAAGAGGCTTCTTTCTCTGTAGCTTCAGAAACTGGATTTGATGATCTTGTGACCAGTTGGGTACCACCCCCAAGTGATCATATAGTTACCACAGATCTTCCACAGGAGGCTCTTATGGTAACAGAGTTTTCTCGCTTGGTAGGGACTGTTAAAAATGGATCTGCACCTGAGAAGAAATGGCCGATCCTTAGCCGGAAGACACAGCTAGTAATCGATGCTGTCAAGGCATCAATTGAAAAGGGGTTTGAGCCTATTCCTATTGAATATTAAGGTGTATCTTATGTGTTTTTCATCTTCTTTTCATGCTTGCGGTGTTGTTGCAGCCAATAATAAGATGCTTATCCATTTTTATGCTTAGTTTGTGAGGTTTAGTGGTTTATCCTCATGCTGGCTCCACGCCTGGTGAATTCATGTTGTGTGATTATGGTTCATGCTGTTCATGCTTAGTTAGCAGGTTTATGATATTTATCACCCGAGCCTGGTAAAGCCATAATGTGCAATCATGTATAAATGTATGTATGCTTGAATAAACTAGTTGTAAAAATCTCTATTGAAAGAGACAGAGAACTCCTATTTGATTGAAGAGTATGTGAGCTTTTGGGCTGTCAATCTCCCTTTTTCTCTTGGTTCTAATGTACGCACAGATTCTTGTCTTCGTAATCAGTTATACTGCCCTTAGGTGAGCTGAATCGTGATTTGCATGCGTTTATGGAATTTCTTGTATCCTTCTTCCTTATTATTACCTCGATTGTTTCAAGTTGGCATCGTCTTTCCATCTTCCCTCTCACGAGTGTGCTACAAGAAATGTCTCTCGAAATTTCATTCTAGCCTCTAATTGACCAGTTACTCCACCACCTCAGCCTACCATTTGCCGCGGACCACTCCTCCAAAAGTGTGTTGACTATAATAAAGCTGTTGATGAATGACGATGCTATTGCTGGCCAAAATGTTCATTGATCCTGTCTGGGAACTTCCTCCCATTGTCCCTTCCATTGACGTGCTAACTCTCATTTTCAAACAATTATTTGGTTTTTGGTCAAACCAACAAGCGCTGCGAATTGGCTTGTTGCACCCTACTGGACACCCTATCCCGATACAAATAGACCACGTGCACACATTTCAATTTTATTTATAAATATACCACAAAGGGGTGTGGGAATAACATCACCCTAAATTTAATATGAAAACATATGACATGTACGCATCCCACCTCAGACATTTGCAGTCGAGTTCATGGGTTTACATATGTAGAGATGTAGCATGTAGGGCTGGGCACTTAGTACCGGAATCCCGATCCCGTACCGGTCCCGTCCCGAAAGTTAGCGGGACGGGACGAGATAGGTTTTGAAAATAGCAATCCCGTCCCGTTTTAACATTACCATAACGGGACGGGACGGGACGGGACGGGACTATCCCGAAAAATCCCGTCCCGTCCCGTAATATTAGAATACTTGATTTTATTCATTTTATACTTGATTTTTTAGGTTGCATGGTGTTACAATGCACTCAACCACACTTAATTTGGTCTAAAATAATACTTTTAATTTCATTCATGTTCTTTTTTTTTGCTTGTGTGATTTTGGATATTTTTAGTTATTGTTTGAGGGTTAATTTTTAATGTGGGATGTTTAGTACTTTTAAAGTGGGATGTAATTTAGCACCTATGCACCTATGTTCTTGTTGATTTTAGTACTTCTAATTTCATCAATGTTCTTTTTTTTGTTTATGTGTTTTTGGATATTTTTTTTTCCATTAATTTCATTAATGTTGTTCCAAACAGCATAAAAATGTCGAAAATTTCATACACTGATCAATTGTGGTGGAGCATTTGAATGCTTGGAGTTTCTCAACCCGTTTTTCCACTTGTGGTGGTGTTTGATAATCAATTAATTTGTTCTTAGAAAAAAAAAAAAAAATTGTCGGGATCCCGATCCCGTCCCGATCCCGATCGGGATCGGGACGTACGGGACAGATTTTTAAAAACACCTTCCCGTCTCGTCCCGTCCCGTTCTTTTATTTTCAGAACGGGATGAGATTCACCAAATCCCGGCTCGTCCCGTCCCGTGCCCAGTCCTAGTAGCATGGAATCCCTCTCTCCAAAACCCTTTTTTGTAACAAAAACACAAAAAACAATCGAATATCTACTTGTGATAGTGGATAAGGGAAGCCATACCACAAAAAGACTATCATCCAAAAAGTAAACGGCCGTTTGTAGACCGCATTCGTTGTTAACGAGTGGCCAATAATGCACAAACGTCTCCGTTTGAATTCCTTCCACACATACAAAACACTGCAACATTCCACACTCTCGGTAAACGTTAGCTTCCCGCGAAATGCTTCTTCGCCTTCCTTCACCTTGTCTCTCATCTCTTCCTTCCACCCCCAAACCCTCTCGCTTCTCTCCGCCTCGGCCCCGCCGCTCGCTTTTCCGATGCGCCGCCTTCATAAACGACGACGCCTTCACCGCCAAGTCCGGCTACCTCTTCGACCTGACCGCGTCGGAGGCCAACTCCTTGGCCGACTATGAAATCTCCAAAATTGGCGCCATTTACCGCCGGAAGCCTCTCATCGTTTTCCGGCGACTCCTACAGATCGCCGTCACCTTCGGCTACTGGTTCGCTCTTCGCTTCATCGATCGCCAAATGGAACGCTCCGATCAAATGTTTGAGGTCGCTCTATAACTCCGCTATTCATTGTTTACCAGTGTTTTTTATGTGTCTAATAATTCTTCTTTGGTTGCAGGTTAGGGCTGCTGAGCTTCGTCAAATACTGGTAGAACTTGGACCGGTACAATATGCTCTCTTCTATTCTATCTTTCCTATGAAATTGGAATCAACTTTTCTACTCATGGCTTCTACTTTGTTTGTTGAATCGGATATCTTTTGTAATTTGTGCAGGCTTATATCAAAATCGCTCAGGCTATTTCGTCTCGACCTGTAAGTTGAATATTTTTTAAGAGCCTATTCCCCACTCTATAGTTGTTGAAGCATGTATTTCTTCTGAAGATCTAATCCTACAGTTCAGTAATGCATTTCCTATCAAATGTTATGTTGAACTCATTAGGTTTTTTTTTTGTGTTTCCTTTGGGATAGCTTCTCTCATTTTTGAAGACTGTCATGAACTAGTTGTTCCTATCCAATAATCTAATATTTTTGAGTCTACCTCACCATTAGCTTTGATACTCATAAGAAACTATGTTTTTTCCTCTCAAGGACTTAATACCACCATCGTATTTGGATGAGCTCTCACTGTTGCAAGATCGAATATCTCCATTTTCTAATGAAGTTGCTATAAAGATGATAGAAAAGGAACTCGCTTTACCGATAGACGAGGTTTTCACCGAGATCTCACCAGAACCTGTAGCTGCAGCTTCTCTTGGACAGGTTTTATTTGTTTAGGCGCTGTACCTGTTCCTGGATTTATTTTTGCATCTTTACTGTTGTTATTTAATTAGGGGAGACTTAAATAAAGTCCAAATTCATCTCTCTCTCTCATGCTAGGTGTATCAAGCTAGGCTTCGCCGGAGGGGACAGCTTGTTGCAGTTAAAGTACAAAGGCCTGGAGTACAAGCTGCTATTTCCTTAGACATATTGATCTTGCGTTCTCTAGCTGGTGTTCTCAGGAGAATAAGAAAATTAAACACTGATCTTCAGGTAATGTAGCAACAAATATTGCACCAACCATCTTGTACAGTGTGAAAGTGAAGGAAATTTATGAATGAATCCCTTTGTTATTGTGGTACTATGAATGTCAATAACATTTTGTTGTCTTTTTTTTTTCTTGCACCTTTTTGGATTTTTATGACTTAAAACATGACCTTAACGTGCAGGCAGTTGTCGATGAATGGGCATCAAGTCTCTTTCGGGTATGTGTTAATCTCTTTATGCTGGACTGTTGTTTTGGTGTCTGCTTCACAGTAAAGTAAAGTGATCGCAGTGCATAAACATTTACTAGATGTCCACTGATAATATGTCCATTTCTCACTGTTTCCGCCTTTTTTTTTACTATGTAATTAGAAGTGAAACGTATTGTTATTCCTACTACGTTAGCTACAACACCCCCACACATTTTGACTCCTTCCACTGTGTTTGAATTGGTTTTTACTAAAATCTGTCTCTTTCTGAAAAGAAAAAAGCCCCATATTGTTTCCTAAAGATCAAATCGAGTGTGGAAAAATTGTTTATTCTGATTCTTATGCCTTATTTTGATGATATTTGGATCTCTCCTTATAAATAAGGGCCAAACATGTGGAATTGAAAGTAAATTGTGAGTTTGCAGTTCTGGATTTGTACTCCGGATCTCAAATCTGTATCATGATCAGATTTGTTTTTTTTATCATCATGGGAAAAGCTTAAGATGTTAGAATGGAGGCCAAGTATTTTCATTCATGTTCTTCAAAACTCATCATTAAGCCAAATCTTATGAATGGCCAAACTTGATTCTTAGGGTTTCAAAACATTTTATATAGTCACAAGAAAGTTATGAGTCGCTGCAGTAAAATTGGTCTTTTAATAATTACACCACATTTTTTCGGCATAACTACAGCATTTGAAGACATTATACTGAAAGTAATTAGCAGCTGTTATGTTTTATGCCAAGTGGTCTACTTTCTTTTTTCTTTTCTTTATTAAATGAGGTCATGCTTAGAGCTCTAAATTGAATACAGGTAAAATCACATTGAATGCAGGAGATGGACTACAGGAAGGAAGCAAATAATGGTATCAAGTTCAGGTAAGAGCAGGGATTCAGAATTTACATAACCGTAGTAATCAAAGTTTACACATTTAATCTGTATACTATTCTGAACGTATCAGAATCAGTGCTCTGGAGAAGTCAATGCAACCAGTTACGAACATATTATTTCCAGCAACTTTCTTTTCAGTCATAAACATAATTGTCATGTTAAGCCTGATGGTTACCGTTATGAAAACTTAGACCAATCTAATATTGCCCTCTTCTGATTATTTCTCTACTAGATCATCCTACGGTACATGTATATCTTATGCATTTGATATATATTTTCTGATAATGTTTAGCAATAATCGCGCAGATATTTTGCCTGATTCTATTGATTCATGTGATCCTTTACTAGTTGCAGGTGGATGAAAATATGTATTAATTAATTTAGAGAGGAGAACTTATGTCATAAGATACAGCATTAGGTTGTTTGATGCTGGCCTTAATTTTGTATGATTTTTCGACAGTGGATTCTTTGACATCAAAATATTCCATATATCACCTCCCTTTTTGTCTTCCCTTTGTTCTTAACTGTACTACCTTTTTTAATTATGAGTTCATAGTGAACATAAAGCACGATATCCATGCTTGAACTGTGGTCTACTGTAATTGAGCAGACAGCTATACGGGGGAATACCAGATGTTTTGGTTCCAGAAATGTATCTGGAACACACAACTCGTAGGGTGCTTGTGATGGAGTGGGTGGAGGTATGCTATTCCGTTTGATTGTTTATTTACAAACATAACATGAGACCAAACTCTAGGAATAACAACTTCCTGTGGCTAGTGGTTAGTTGACCGTTCATAAAGTTTTTTGCATTTTGATAAGAGCAAGTAGAATCAGGAACCAATTTAGAGTTC
The window above is part of the Fragaria vesca subsp. vesca linkage group LG2, FraVesHawaii_1.0, whole genome shotgun sequence genome. Proteins encoded here:
- the LOC101300687 gene encoding uncharacterized oxidoreductase At4g09670-like — its product is MSAETPIRFGILGCADIARKVSRAITLAPNATLFAVASRSVDKATRFAKANNFPPNARIYGSYDAVLDDPDVDAVYLPLPTSLHIQWAVLAAQKKKHILLEKPVALNVAEFDKIVAACESSGVQLMDGTMWMHHPRTAKMWEFLSDANRFGQLTSINTCFTFAADADFLKNDIRVKPDLDAHGALGDAGWYCIRAILWANNYELPKTVVALRGPILNEAGVILSCGASLHWEDGKVGTFHCSFLSSLTMDIAAIGTKGTLHVSGFVIPHQEKEASFSVASETGFDDLVTSWVPPPSDHIVTTDLPQEALMVTEFSRLVGTVKNGSAPEKKWPILSRKTQLVIDAVKASIEKGFEPIPIEY